The following proteins are encoded in a genomic region of Corylus avellana chromosome ca4, CavTom2PMs-1.0:
- the LOC132177722 gene encoding uncharacterized protein LOC132177722, protein MQPLIVYFPDSSEWLSRAVPKSKRKEFVNKVQEMFDLLSGPVVLICGQNKAESGSKEKEKFTMILPNFGRLAKLPLPLKHLTEGLKATKRSDDNEIYKLFNNVLCIHPPKEEDLLRTFNKQVEEDRRIVITRSNVNELHKVLEEHELSCMDLLHVNTDGVILTKRKAEKVVGWAKNHYLSNCLLPSIKGERLYLPRESLEISILRLKEQEAISRKPSQSLKNIAKDEYESNFISAVVPPGEIGVKFEDIGALEDVKQALNELVILPMRRPELFSHGNLLRPCKGILLFGPPGTGKTLLAKALATEAGANFISITGSTLTSKWFGDAEKLTKALFSFASKLAPVIIFVDEVDSLLGARGGSFEHEATRRMRNEFMAAWDGLRSKDSQRILILGATNRPFDLDDAVIRRLPRRIYVDLPDAENRMKILRIFLSQENLEPDFQFDKLAYATEGYSGSDLKNLCIAASYRPVQELLEEEKKGGKNDVAPVLRSLGLDDFIQSKAKVGPSVAYDATSMNELRKWNEQYGEGGSRRKSPFGFGD, encoded by the exons ATGCAACCCCTCATAGTCTATTTTCCAGACTCTTCTGAATGGTTGTCTAGGGCAGTTCCCAAGTCAAAACGTAAGGAGTTTGTGAATAAGGTGCAGGAAATGTTTGACTTATTATCAGGTCCGGTTGTTTTGATCTGTGGGCAGAACAAAGCTGAATCCGGGtcgaaggagaaagagaaattt ACGATGATACTTCCAAATTTTGGGCGCCTTGCTAAGCTG CCTCTCCCTTTAAAGCATCTTACAGAGGGTCTTAAGGCAACAAAGAGATCTGATGATAACGAAATATATAAGCTCTTCAATAATGTTTTGTGCATACACCCCCCCAAG GAGGAGGATCTCCTTAGAACATTCAATAAACAGGTTGAAGAAGACAGGAGGATTGTGATAACACGAAGCAATGTGAATGAATTGCATAAG GTTCTTGAAGAACATGAGCTGTCATGCATGGACCTATTGCATGTAAATACAGATGGTGTGATATTGACAAAAAGAA AAGCCGAGAAAGTTGTTGGCTGGGCTAAAAATCATTACTTGTCGAACTGTCTGCTTCCATCGATAAAGGGGGAAAGATTGTATCTACCACGTGAAAG CCTTGAAATATCAATTTTGAGGTTGAAGGAGCAAGAAGCTATATCTCGAAAGCCCTCACAAAGTTTGAAG AACATTGCAAAGGATGAATATGAGAGCAACTTTATTTCAGCAGTGGTACCCCCTGGTGAAATTGGTGTCAAGTTTGAGGATATAGGTGCTTTGGAAGATGTGAAGCAGGCACTAAATGAACTTGTCATTCTTCCAATGAGGAGACCGGAGCTGTTTTCTCATGGAAACTTGTTGCGG CCTTGCaaaggaatattactttttggGCCTCCTGGAACTGGGAAAACTCTCCTTGCGAAGGCTCTTGCAACAGAAGCGGGGGCAAACTTTATCAGCATAACTGGTTCGACTCTTACATCAAAG TGGTTTGGAGATGCTGAAAAGCTTACCAAGGCTCTCTTCTCCTTTGCCAGCAAGCTCGCTCCTGTCATTATATTTGTTGATGAG GTTGACAGTCTGCTTGGTGCTCGCGGTGGTTCCTTTGAGCATGAGGCGACTAGAAGAATGAGAAACGAGTTCATGGCGGCTTGGGATGGATTGAGGTCGAAAGACAGCCAAAGAATCCTCATTCTAGGTGCCACAAATCGGCCTTTTGACCTTGATGATGCTGTCATTCGTCGCTTACCAAGAAG GATATATGTGGACTTACCAGATGCTGAAAATCGTATGAAgattttgagaatttttctTTCGCAAGAGAATCTAGAACCCGATTTTCAGTTTGACAAACTTGCTTACGCAACAGAGGGATACTCCGGTAGTGATTTGAAG AATCTCTGTATTGCTGCATCATATAGACCTGTCCAAGAACTtttagaggaagaaaagaag gGAGGTAAAAATGATGTAGCTCCAGTCTTAAGATCACTTGGTTTGGATGACTTTATTCAGTCAAAAGCCAAG GTTGGGCCATCAGTTGCCTATGATGCTACAAGCATGAATGAGCTGAGGAAATGGAATGAACAGTATGGAGAAGGTGGAAGTAGGAGAAAATCACCATTTGGTTTCGGAGACTAA